Proteins encoded within one genomic window of Eurosta solidaginis isolate ZX-2024a chromosome 1, ASM4086904v1, whole genome shotgun sequence:
- the LOC137236512 gene encoding peptidoglycan-recognition protein SB1-like, producing the protein MEELLSKFVMESTNKPRLLTKYVDDLLAVVKTEEVENMLKNLNSYNKSIKFTIELEKDGKIPFLDTLVIRKNNKLLIDCISSNTKLYLKWTSRSAWQAVTPLHNITHISPLLVGVLHEIIHHTATPASNASRRHSNKTCWSSLIQRTHQEMRGRDDIGYNFLIGDKQAEICEGCDFNVIGAYAFSYNVRSLSIALIGDWTFILPSRPVFNKWQQLIMYGINMGHIQRNYILLGHRQVKAADCPGTRLYNELKGWPHYDY; encoded by the exons ATGGAGGAACTATTATCCAAATTCGTAATGGAATCCACCAACAAACCCCGCTTACTAACTAAGTACGTGGATGACTTGCTTGCGGTTGTTAAAACAGAGGAGGTGGAAAATATGCTTAAGAATCTTAATAGCTacaacaaatcaataaaattcacaatagaattagaaaaggatggaaaaataccATTCTTGGATACACTTGTTATAAGGAAGAATAACAAGCTGCTTATTGACTG CATTAGCAGCAACACGAAATTGTATTTGAAATGGACGTCACGCAGCGCTTGGCAGGCGGTCACACCACTACACAACATAACACACATTTCACCACTTTTAGTTGGTGTATTGCATGAGATCATTCATCATACCGCAACACCAGCAAGCAATGCAAGTCGACGACACAGCAACAAAACTTGCTGGAGTAGCTTAATACAACGTACGCATCAAGAAATGCGAGGTAGAGATGACATCGGTTACAATTTCCTAATCGGTGACAAACAGGCTGAGATTTGTGAGGGGTGCGATTTTAATGTAATAGGCGCATATGCGTTCAGCTACAATGTACGGAGTTTATCCATAGCACTAATTGGTGATTGGACAT TCATCCTACCGTCACGTCCTGTCTTTAATAAATGGCAGCAGCTCATAATGTATGGCATAAATATGGGTCATATACAACGGAACTACATACTGTTGGGTCATCGGCAAGTGAAGGCTGCCGACTGCCCGGGTACGAGACTTTACAATGAGCTCAAAGGATGGCCACACTATGACTACTGA